One part of the Bdellovibrio sp. KM01 genome encodes these proteins:
- a CDS encoding lytic transglycosylase domain-containing protein — translation MKRTLLAGLLTFQMSASAFAEANPKAAIPMLPPSPVAPQSALTLKEKLKALTARSTHVQSDNLIFDLPVTYNNKVSKWVSYYQVKGNKWFREWLQRSYKYMPFIQSELRKANLPTDLAYMVMIESGFAPNAVSSAAAVGPWQFIEPTGVRYGLNKNWWLDERRDLHKSTTAAIKYLKDLYEEFGSWYLVAASYNMGENGLRRQIKKYGTKDYWTLIKLSALPVETQEYVPKILAAMLISKAPNLYGFRDLEKMDPLEYETVYVPGGTELNSLADHLGVTRKSLKDLNAELYLGYIPRQVGKHAIRVPKGAALMASSFANRN, via the coding sequence ATGAAAAGAACGTTGCTCGCTGGTTTGCTTACATTTCAGATGTCTGCTTCTGCCTTTGCAGAAGCCAATCCTAAGGCAGCAATACCGATGCTTCCACCAAGCCCCGTGGCTCCACAAAGTGCTCTTACTTTAAAAGAAAAACTGAAAGCCCTGACCGCACGTTCGACCCATGTTCAATCCGACAATCTGATCTTCGACTTGCCGGTGACTTACAATAACAAAGTCAGCAAGTGGGTTTCTTATTATCAAGTTAAAGGCAACAAGTGGTTCAGAGAGTGGTTGCAGCGCTCGTACAAGTATATGCCCTTCATTCAATCGGAATTAAGAAAAGCGAACCTGCCAACGGATCTTGCTTATATGGTGATGATTGAAAGTGGCTTTGCCCCGAATGCTGTCAGCTCGGCAGCAGCTGTAGGCCCTTGGCAATTCATTGAACCGACAGGTGTGCGTTACGGTTTGAATAAAAATTGGTGGCTTGATGAACGCCGTGATTTGCATAAAAGCACAACGGCCGCGATTAAATATTTGAAAGACCTCTATGAAGAGTTCGGCTCTTGGTACTTGGTTGCAGCAAGCTATAACATGGGTGAAAACGGTCTTCGTCGTCAGATTAAAAAATATGGCACCAAAGATTACTGGACACTCATCAAACTCTCCGCACTTCCTGTAGAAACCCAAGAGTACGTTCCGAAAATTCTTGCAGCGATGCTTATATCGAAAGCTCCGAACCTTTATGGCTTTCGCGACCTGGAAAAAATGGATCCGCTTGAGTACGAAACAGTTTATGTTCCTGGCGGCACCGAGCTGAATTCACTTGCTGATCATTTAGGGGTCACAAGAAAATCACTAAAAGATTTGAATGCCGAGCTGTACCTGGGGTACATTCCTCGTCAGGTTGGAAAACACGCGATCCGCGTACCAAAGGGTGCAGCGTTGATGGCGTCAAGTTTTGCAAATCGCAATTAG
- a CDS encoding ABC transporter substrate-binding protein has protein sequence MKHWLLAILLIILGISFAEASTAAPRKIVLVGAYGFAPYYDLEKGRGIITDVLEQLNSMQPDFQFKVVEIPSRRRYQSFVERKVDMIFFEDPRWDWKDIAHYALPVGVQDAEVYIALKKKAKDQSYFSSLKNKRIAVILGYHYGYAKFNADEAYLQSNFKISLVSHNLASVRLVLHERVEVAVVPLPFIRRYLRENPDKNAEVLVSEKVDQHYDLRLIVNPKAAIARDRLENLMSKLVKEPAYQALF, from the coding sequence ATGAAGCATTGGTTACTGGCAATTCTACTTATCATTCTGGGTATTTCTTTTGCTGAAGCCAGCACGGCCGCTCCTCGTAAAATAGTTTTGGTCGGTGCTTATGGTTTCGCGCCTTACTATGACCTGGAAAAGGGTCGGGGAATCATAACGGATGTTTTAGAACAGTTAAATTCTATGCAGCCTGATTTTCAATTCAAGGTGGTGGAAATTCCCAGTCGTCGTCGCTATCAAAGTTTTGTCGAACGCAAAGTGGACATGATTTTTTTTGAGGACCCTCGTTGGGATTGGAAGGACATTGCTCACTATGCTTTGCCAGTGGGTGTTCAAGATGCTGAGGTCTATATCGCTCTTAAGAAAAAGGCGAAGGATCAAAGCTACTTTAGTTCTTTAAAGAATAAACGAATTGCCGTTATTCTGGGGTACCACTATGGTTATGCAAAATTCAATGCTGATGAAGCCTATCTGCAATCCAATTTTAAAATCTCCCTGGTCAGTCATAACTTAGCCTCTGTGCGATTGGTTTTGCATGAGCGAGTGGAAGTGGCTGTTGTACCGCTGCCCTTTATCCGTCGCTACTTGCGTGAAAATCCCGATAAAAATGCCGAAGTATTAGTTTCAGAAAAAGTCGATCAACATTATGATTTGCGATTAATTGTGAATCCCAAAGCGGCCATTGCCCGCGACCGTTTAGAAAATCTGATGTCTAAACTGGTGAAAGAACCCGCTTACCAAGCACTCTTCTAA
- the flgA gene encoding flagellar basal body P-ring formation chaperone FlgA, whose amino-acid sequence MKVLLALTLLMSTQAFARPEISIPATVEISQRPLLRLGDVAVVKGANESLVAQIESIVIREDARELLISQKLEAKEVLTILKNEMENNEDFRNSKPAFRIPSVVKVEFAKSPVSRQEVERKITNYLTARCADCEYKITIQSTPNPANRAWDLDMSQLSTKGGFLLPVRDGDSRQIKWISGTIRVSKLTPVTTKLISQGERVNSQDLQMQMVDVTFAKDSGLRIEDANGQLAARALPVGTPVWASDLKREPAAKRGQIVKAIIGDDTFEVSVNVQAEDTGYIGDLIKVKNLETQKVLSAIIAEKGVVKLQ is encoded by the coding sequence ATGAAAGTACTTTTGGCTCTGACTTTACTAATGAGTACTCAAGCCTTTGCAAGGCCTGAGATTTCCATTCCGGCAACGGTGGAGATTTCCCAACGTCCCTTGTTGCGTTTGGGCGATGTCGCTGTTGTTAAGGGTGCCAATGAGTCTTTGGTTGCGCAAATCGAGTCGATCGTTATTCGTGAAGATGCCCGTGAACTTTTGATCTCTCAAAAGCTGGAAGCTAAGGAAGTTTTGACCATTCTAAAAAATGAAATGGAAAACAACGAGGACTTCCGCAATTCCAAACCTGCGTTTCGTATTCCCAGTGTGGTGAAAGTGGAGTTTGCAAAATCTCCGGTTTCCCGCCAGGAAGTAGAGCGCAAAATTACTAATTACCTAACGGCGCGCTGTGCAGATTGTGAATACAAGATTACAATTCAATCCACGCCAAATCCGGCCAATCGTGCCTGGGACCTGGATATGTCGCAGCTAAGCACGAAAGGTGGTTTCCTGTTGCCGGTACGCGACGGAGACTCACGTCAAATTAAATGGATTTCGGGCACTATTCGCGTTTCGAAATTAACCCCGGTGACGACAAAACTGATCTCACAAGGGGAGCGTGTTAATTCCCAGGATCTTCAAATGCAAATGGTCGATGTGACCTTTGCGAAAGACAGTGGTCTGCGTATTGAAGATGCCAATGGGCAATTGGCCGCTCGCGCACTTCCCGTCGGAACTCCAGTATGGGCTTCCGATCTCAAACGTGAACCGGCAGCTAAGAGGGGACAGATTGTTAAAGCCATCATCGGCGATGACACGTTCGAAGTCTCTGTCAACGTCCAAGCAGAGGACACGGGCTACATCGGTGATTTGATTAAGGTTAAAAATCTGGAAACACAAAAAGTTCTTTCAGCGATTATCGCTGAAAAAGGCGTGGTGAAGTTACAATGA
- a CDS encoding phosphatidylglycerophosphatase A encodes MRKFLLKLATFFGVGLSPKAPGTVATVATIPLVLLLNWAGPFIYMGATMAITILGILAAQAYEDDKGGHDHSEIVIDEVAGFLIAMIWLPMTWQAILIGFGLFRLLDITKPLFIGYLDKKIQGGLGVMIDDVAAGIVVSLIMQFLYSHTNWLGSQVLVG; translated from the coding sequence ATGAGAAAATTCCTTCTAAAGTTGGCTACATTTTTTGGTGTTGGGTTAAGTCCCAAAGCGCCGGGAACTGTTGCGACTGTTGCTACCATTCCATTGGTTTTGCTTCTTAATTGGGCAGGTCCATTCATTTATATGGGTGCGACAATGGCTATTACGATCTTGGGAATTCTTGCTGCGCAAGCTTATGAAGACGACAAGGGCGGCCACGATCACAGCGAAATTGTGATCGACGAAGTTGCTGGTTTTCTGATTGCGATGATCTGGCTGCCGATGACATGGCAGGCCATTTTAATTGGTTTTGGGCTGTTCAGATTGCTGGACATTACCAAGCCTTTATTCATAGGATATTTAGATAAGAAGATCCAAGGAGGTCTTGGTGTGATGATTGATGACGTTGCCGCTGGTATTGTTGTCAGTCTGATCATGCAGTTTCTTTACAGCCACACCAATTGGTTGGGCTCGCAAGTTTTGGTCGGTTAA
- a CDS encoding CinA family protein — MTEIRAKRLQDFIRSLRDQKLTVGFAESCTGGALSAFLTEQAGISDIFLGSVVSYSNEAKVDLLGVRRDTLMQEGAVSESVARQMAHGVRRQLKTDWSVAVTGIAGPSGGTPGKPVGTVCFAIAGPNFEDSRKEFFSGNRKDIQQAAVDYSVNWLCEVLDRK; from the coding sequence ATGACTGAGATTCGCGCTAAGAGACTACAAGATTTCATTCGATCCCTTCGCGACCAAAAACTCACAGTGGGTTTTGCGGAAAGTTGTACTGGAGGTGCACTTTCGGCTTTTTTGACAGAGCAAGCAGGTATATCCGACATCTTTTTAGGCTCTGTGGTTTCTTACTCTAACGAGGCGAAGGTGGATCTTCTGGGGGTCCGTCGAGACACTCTCATGCAAGAGGGTGCGGTGAGCGAAAGCGTCGCTCGTCAAATGGCGCACGGAGTGCGTCGACAGCTGAAAACTGATTGGTCTGTGGCAGTTACAGGTATTGCTGGTCCGAGTGGTGGAACACCCGGAAAGCCAGTAGGCACTGTCTGCTTCGCCATTGCTGGACCGAACTTTGAAGATTCGCGAAAAGAATTCTTTTCGGGAAATCGCAAAGACATCCAGCAAGCGGCAGTGGACTATTCCGTGAATTGGCTGTGTGAAGTTCTCGACAGGAAATAG
- the recA gene encoding recombinase RecA, with product MANTTVADAKAQNEKNKALELAVSSIEKQFGKGSIMRLGANDSLVKDVEAISTGALSLDLALGIGGLPKGRIVEIYGPESSGKTTLCLSVIAQAQKKGGVVAFVDAEHALDINYARKLGVNTEDMLISQPDTGEQALEIVETLVRSGAIDVLVVDSVAALVPRAEIEGDMGDSHVGLQARLMSQALRKLTAAVNRSNTLVIFINQLRMKIGVMFGNPETTTGGNALKFYSSVRLDVRRVGAIKDGEDVTGNRTAVKVVKNKMAPPFTKVEFDLMYGEGISEEGDLLDLAVTANMVEKSGAWFSINGERMGQGRDAAKTFLKQHPEYMTQLRTKILAANGIGKLLVDAEMAKDGEDHEGTEPTEMPTEDAAPKKEKVKKGKH from the coding sequence ATGGCAAACACAACTGTGGCAGATGCAAAAGCACAAAACGAAAAAAACAAAGCCTTGGAATTGGCAGTTTCATCTATTGAAAAGCAATTCGGTAAAGGTTCAATCATGCGTTTGGGCGCTAACGATTCTTTGGTTAAAGACGTTGAGGCGATCAGCACGGGCGCATTGAGCTTGGATTTGGCTCTTGGTATCGGCGGTCTTCCTAAAGGTCGTATCGTAGAAATCTACGGACCTGAATCTTCTGGTAAAACAACTCTTTGCTTGTCTGTTATCGCTCAAGCTCAGAAAAAAGGTGGCGTTGTTGCATTCGTGGATGCTGAGCATGCATTGGATATCAACTACGCTCGTAAATTGGGTGTGAACACTGAAGACATGTTGATCTCTCAACCAGACACTGGTGAGCAAGCTCTTGAGATCGTGGAAACTTTGGTTCGCTCTGGCGCGATCGACGTATTGGTTGTCGACTCCGTAGCAGCGTTGGTTCCTCGTGCAGAGATCGAAGGCGACATGGGGGATTCTCACGTAGGTCTTCAAGCTCGCTTGATGTCTCAAGCTCTTCGTAAATTGACTGCCGCTGTAAACCGTTCCAACACACTAGTTATCTTCATCAACCAACTTCGTATGAAAATCGGTGTGATGTTCGGTAACCCAGAAACAACTACTGGTGGTAACGCGTTGAAATTCTATTCTTCTGTTCGTTTGGATGTACGCCGTGTGGGCGCGATCAAAGACGGTGAAGACGTAACTGGTAACCGTACTGCAGTTAAAGTTGTGAAAAACAAAATGGCTCCTCCGTTCACTAAAGTTGAATTCGACTTGATGTACGGTGAAGGTATTTCTGAAGAAGGCGATTTGCTGGATCTAGCAGTGACTGCAAATATGGTTGAAAAATCTGGCGCATGGTTCTCCATCAATGGCGAGCGTATGGGTCAAGGCCGTGATGCTGCGAAAACATTCTTGAAGCAACATCCAGAGTACATGACACAATTGCGTACTAAGATCTTGGCAGCTAACGGTATCGGCAAACTTTTGGTTGATGCTGAAATGGCTAAAGACGGTGAAGACCATGAAGGTACTGAGCCAACTGAAATGCCAACAGAAGACGCAGCTCCGAAAAAAGAAAAAGTTAAAAAAGGTAAGCACTAG
- a CDS encoding flagellar basal body L-ring protein FlgH — protein MMNFGKTPFVKFAAVMAIFTAMILATGCATVNDFVTSLKGKEENPPLEKIDQAPRYSDAANMKVPTDRQYKRMTKNRMEEESELQANAGSTWVMEGQGSYLFAQNKMRREGDMLNVKLDGSAQKQVETKVSVIKKLLKQLEEQEKGAQAPLNNGLAATAEGGRSPAAAAPAAPAKEEAKDDKEGLADVQNIPSKIVEKLADGNYRVKGQQPFMIGKREYKVILTGMLRPEDFNDEGITSQKLLDPQYDVVSIRRNATHE, from the coding sequence ATGATGAATTTTGGTAAAACCCCATTCGTTAAGTTTGCTGCCGTTATGGCAATTTTCACGGCGATGATCCTGGCAACAGGTTGCGCAACAGTGAATGATTTCGTCACGTCTCTTAAGGGCAAAGAAGAAAATCCTCCGTTGGAAAAAATCGATCAGGCGCCACGCTATTCGGATGCCGCGAACATGAAAGTACCAACGGATCGTCAGTATAAACGCATGACGAAAAACCGCATGGAAGAAGAATCCGAATTGCAGGCCAATGCAGGTTCCACTTGGGTGATGGAAGGACAAGGTTCTTACCTATTTGCTCAAAATAAAATGCGCCGTGAAGGTGACATGTTGAATGTGAAGCTGGATGGTTCAGCTCAAAAGCAGGTTGAAACCAAAGTCAGCGTTATCAAAAAACTGTTGAAGCAATTGGAAGAACAGGAAAAAGGTGCGCAAGCTCCGTTAAACAACGGCTTAGCTGCGACTGCAGAAGGTGGTCGTTCGCCAGCGGCTGCGGCTCCGGCTGCACCTGCGAAAGAAGAAGCTAAAGATGACAAAGAAGGATTGGCGGATGTGCAAAACATCCCATCTAAAATTGTCGAAAAGTTGGCAGATGGAAATTACCGTGTGAAAGGTCAACAACCTTTCATGATTGGCAAGCGTGAATACAAAGTGATTTTGACGGGTATGCTACGTCCCGAAGATTTCAATGACGAGGGCATCACTTCTCAAAAACTACTCGACCCTCAGTATGATGTTGTCAGCATCAGAAGGAACGCCACACATGAATAA
- a CDS encoding aspartate kinase: MKPLIVQKYGGATLADPEKIKAVSARVANQANDNSLIVVVSAMGKTTNSLIDLAAQVSTHPQRREMDMLMSVGERISMSLVSMALNDLGCPAISFTGSQAGIFTDDSHVNAFIKDVKAFRVEEALKSEKVVILAGFQGVSPTTKEITTLGRGGSDTSAVAMAAAFNAERCEILKDVPAVFTADPNIVKSAKPLQELNYDQLMEMTFWGAKVLHYRSVELAKVREVTLYIGPASNKTSDGTLVKKGLNMFESCKALSLNSHETVLEIKSQEKNTAKALKQLQALFEEKQIAFPQLLHCEINKDHAEILLTGPQETMGAVKRELQAQKSFTLNPTDFSTVTLTCTGATSPEIPQKVLEKMDSAQLQAHKLIMSAMSVTVVVDSTSRKQAIESLHALI, translated from the coding sequence ATGAAACCCCTGATCGTGCAAAAATACGGCGGAGCTACACTTGCTGATCCCGAAAAGATCAAAGCCGTTTCCGCACGCGTGGCGAACCAAGCTAACGACAATTCATTAATCGTCGTCGTCAGTGCGATGGGTAAAACCACAAATTCTTTGATTGATTTGGCAGCCCAAGTTTCCACTCATCCACAACGTCGCGAAATGGATATGTTAATGAGTGTGGGCGAGCGCATCAGTATGTCGCTGGTATCCATGGCACTGAATGATTTGGGTTGTCCCGCGATCAGCTTCACGGGAAGCCAAGCGGGAATCTTCACTGACGACTCTCACGTTAACGCATTCATCAAAGACGTCAAAGCCTTCCGCGTGGAAGAAGCCCTTAAATCTGAAAAGGTAGTGATCCTGGCCGGATTCCAAGGTGTTTCTCCAACCACAAAAGAAATCACAACATTAGGTCGCGGGGGTTCCGACACTTCCGCCGTTGCGATGGCAGCAGCCTTCAATGCTGAACGCTGCGAAATCCTAAAAGACGTACCCGCAGTATTTACCGCAGATCCAAATATCGTTAAATCAGCAAAGCCCTTGCAAGAGCTGAACTACGATCAATTAATGGAAATGACTTTCTGGGGCGCCAAAGTTCTGCATTATCGTTCAGTGGAGTTAGCGAAAGTCCGCGAAGTCACACTGTACATCGGCCCCGCATCCAACAAAACTTCTGACGGCACCCTCGTAAAAAAAGGATTGAATATGTTCGAGTCCTGCAAAGCTTTGTCACTGAACTCCCACGAAACAGTTCTGGAAATCAAATCCCAGGAAAAAAACACAGCAAAAGCCCTAAAGCAGTTGCAAGCTCTGTTCGAAGAAAAACAAATCGCCTTCCCGCAACTTCTGCACTGTGAAATTAACAAAGACCACGCAGAAATCCTGCTAACAGGCCCCCAAGAAACCATGGGTGCAGTAAAGCGCGAACTACAAGCTCAAAAAAGCTTCACCCTCAACCCAACCGATTTCTCAACAGTAACTCTAACGTGCACAGGCGCCACCTCCCCAGAAATCCCCCAAAAAGTCCTAGAAAAAATGGACAGCGCACAACTCCAAGCCCACAAACTAATAATGAGCGCCATGAGCGTCACCGTAGTAGTAGATTCCACTTCAAGAAAACAAGCCATCGAATCCCTACACGCTCTGATCTAA
- a CDS encoding glutathione peroxidase, translated as MEQSLQSFTVKDSAGRDIPLEKYQGQVVLVVNVASKCGFTPQYKGLEELYEKFKDQGFTILGFPCNQFGAQEPGNNEEIQQFCSLNYGVQFPVMAKVDVNGSKADPLYKWMKESAPGLLGTELIKWNFTKFLIGKNGKVLKRYAPNDEPKDMVEDIQKALS; from the coding sequence ATGGAACAATCACTTCAGTCATTCACTGTTAAAGACTCCGCAGGTCGCGATATTCCACTTGAAAAGTACCAAGGCCAAGTGGTCCTGGTAGTGAACGTAGCAAGCAAATGCGGATTCACTCCCCAATACAAAGGCTTGGAAGAGCTCTACGAAAAATTCAAAGACCAAGGCTTTACTATATTGGGCTTCCCCTGCAACCAATTCGGAGCGCAAGAACCGGGCAACAACGAAGAGATTCAGCAGTTCTGTTCACTGAATTACGGTGTGCAATTTCCAGTAATGGCCAAGGTCGATGTAAATGGCAGCAAAGCCGATCCATTATACAAATGGATGAAAGAATCTGCGCCGGGCCTCCTGGGCACCGAACTTATCAAATGGAACTTCACCAAGTTTTTGATTGGTAAAAATGGAAAAGTTTTAAAGCGATATGCTCCCAATGACGAGCCCAAAGACATGGTCGAAGACATCCAAAAAGCCCTTTCTTAA
- a CDS encoding DUF2388 domain-containing protein, which yields MKSVLVSLVVIAFSASAFAGRGHHGGGYGPGPGHGHGGGYHHGGRDDSNEVASILSAYTGVLMLTSATACGSGDGCAYKQVIMDSKDDAALYIATEGDEKGVKFVRAVELLRKMDPKTQSSDFELAEDIINW from the coding sequence ATGAAAAGCGTATTGGTATCACTTGTAGTTATTGCATTCAGCGCATCAGCGTTTGCAGGTCGTGGTCATCACGGGGGCGGTTACGGTCCTGGTCCGGGACATGGTCACGGTGGTGGATATCATCATGGCGGTCGTGACGACAGCAACGAAGTGGCTTCGATTCTAAGTGCATACACTGGAGTTTTGATGCTGACATCTGCGACTGCATGCGGATCCGGTGATGGTTGTGCTTACAAGCAAGTGATTATGGATTCTAAGGACGACGCAGCTCTATACATTGCTACAGAAGGTGATGAGAAGGGTGTGAAATTCGTTCGTGCAGTGGAGCTTCTTCGCAAGATGGATCCAAAAACTCAAAGTTCAGACTTTGAATTGGCTGAAGACATCATCAACTGGTAG
- the flgF gene encoding flagellar basal-body rod protein FlgF, with amino-acid sequence MSVKGVYTALSGAMAQSTKLDTIANNLANVNTPAFKRDQQLFQEYLTANEKPPEVIQIPRDVASIESFYNMQGGDKSYVDTKGTFTDFSQGGLKPTGNTLDVAIDGKGFFEVATPGGVKLTRAGNFTLDGNGQLVTKDGHPVLRADAAGGADPASRVFRLEAGGGPITIADNGDVVQGTNNLGKLSLVNVANPDSLQKMGSSLYGFKPNMNAEVTNIANPSVRQGFIETSNVNVVQEMTDMIQTNRVFESTQKAIHAYDQMAEKMVNVVGSVK; translated from the coding sequence ATGAGTGTAAAAGGCGTCTATACTGCACTGAGCGGAGCGATGGCACAAAGTACGAAACTGGATACGATCGCCAATAATCTGGCGAACGTGAACACGCCTGCGTTTAAACGCGACCAGCAACTCTTTCAAGAGTATCTGACGGCCAACGAAAAACCTCCTGAAGTTATTCAAATCCCTCGTGATGTCGCTTCGATAGAAAGCTTCTATAACATGCAGGGTGGCGACAAAAGCTATGTCGACACTAAAGGGACATTCACGGATTTCTCTCAAGGTGGATTAAAACCCACGGGCAATACTTTAGACGTGGCGATTGATGGCAAAGGTTTCTTTGAAGTGGCAACTCCGGGTGGCGTGAAACTAACACGCGCCGGGAATTTTACATTGGATGGCAACGGTCAATTGGTAACTAAAGATGGTCATCCAGTTCTTAGAGCGGATGCTGCTGGTGGAGCAGATCCTGCTTCCCGCGTTTTCCGATTAGAGGCTGGCGGTGGTCCTATCACTATTGCAGATAATGGCGATGTGGTTCAGGGCACCAATAATTTGGGCAAACTTTCTTTGGTGAACGTGGCTAATCCCGATTCTTTGCAAAAGATGGGGAGTTCATTGTACGGATTTAAACCCAATATGAATGCGGAAGTGACTAATATTGCGAACCCAAGTGTTCGTCAGGGTTTTATTGAAACTTCCAACGTCAATGTCGTGCAAGAAATGACGGACATGATTCAAACCAACCGTGTTTTTGAAAGCACGCAAAAAGCCATCCACGCCTATGACCAAATGGCTGAGAAGATGGTTAACGTCGTTGGTAGCGTTAAGTAA
- a CDS encoding KH domain-containing protein, producing the protein MSEQEKVDARETGKRILCSILNEMLDHAEQVAVNYSVGDRTTIYKVNCHPQSLGQLIGAKGKNIGGIRAVISAMMARKGIRAIIEIPYVAHSNNRMEFSE; encoded by the coding sequence ATGTCGGAACAAGAGAAAGTCGACGCAAGAGAAACTGGTAAAAGAATTTTGTGTTCTATCTTGAATGAAATGTTGGATCACGCAGAGCAAGTTGCTGTGAACTATTCTGTCGGAGATCGTACGACAATTTACAAAGTAAATTGTCATCCACAAAGCCTGGGGCAATTGATCGGTGCCAAAGGGAAAAACATTGGTGGTATTCGTGCCGTGATTTCTGCCATGATGGCGCGCAAAGGGATTCGTGCAATTATCGAAATTCCTTACGTGGCTCATAGTAACAACCGCATGGAATTCAGTGAATAG
- the flgG gene encoding flagellar basal-body rod protein FlgG codes for MLKSLNTAATGMAAQQTNMDVIANNIANSSTSGFKKSRAEFEDLMYQTQKEPGAVTGMNSVSPNGVQTGLGVRTAAIQKDFENGNAQVTKNPFDIQVEGAGFFRVMTGDGEVAYTRDGSFKKDPTGRLIDKNGNTLQPEITIPMNVSGVEITPTGEVRTIQGNEAPQVVGNIDLTTFVNPAGLKAMGKNLFTQTPASGQPVTSRPGLNGTGYLAQGQLESSNVNIVDEMVNMITAQRAYETNSKVIQASDQMLQSINNLR; via the coding sequence ATGCTTAAGAGTTTGAATACAGCGGCTACGGGCATGGCGGCACAACAGACAAATATGGATGTTATTGCCAATAATATTGCCAACTCCTCGACGTCAGGTTTCAAAAAGTCACGCGCTGAGTTCGAAGATCTGATGTATCAAACTCAAAAAGAGCCAGGAGCGGTGACCGGCATGAATTCGGTTTCTCCAAACGGTGTGCAAACAGGTTTGGGCGTTCGCACAGCAGCGATTCAAAAAGATTTTGAAAATGGTAATGCGCAAGTCACAAAAAATCCTTTCGACATTCAAGTTGAAGGTGCAGGATTTTTCCGCGTGATGACTGGCGATGGCGAAGTGGCTTATACGCGCGATGGTTCATTTAAAAAAGATCCAACAGGTCGTTTGATTGATAAAAATGGCAATACTTTGCAGCCTGAGATCACGATTCCCATGAACGTTTCCGGCGTCGAGATCACTCCAACCGGGGAAGTTCGTACTATTCAAGGTAACGAAGCTCCACAAGTCGTGGGCAATATCGATTTAACAACGTTCGTGAACCCGGCTGGGTTGAAAGCCATGGGTAAAAATCTGTTCACGCAAACTCCAGCCAGCGGTCAACCGGTGACTTCACGTCCTGGTTTGAACGGCACAGGCTATTTGGCACAAGGTCAGTTGGAATCCAGCAACGTGAATATCGTTGATGAGATGGTGAACATGATCACGGCTCAACGTGCTTACGAAACAAACTCTAAAGTGATTCAAGCTTCTGATCAGATGCTTCAATCCATCAACAATTTGAGATAA